In one window of Pseudodesulfovibrio sediminis DNA:
- a CDS encoding TVP38/TMEM64 family protein produces the protein MTAGMFKKLLIVSLIVGVIAAYFLFDLGQYFSLEYLKDSREHLQALYAEHTVLVLGVYFLLYVVTTALALPAATVLTLAGGAMFGLVTGVIVVSFASTIGAAMAFIVARYLVGDYVQNKFGDKLSSINKGIEEDGAFYLFTLRLIPVFPFFVINTVIALTPMRFFTYFWVSQVGMFPATIVYVNAGKELGKIDSLSGLLSPSLIISFVILGFFPLVMKKILGWYKARRQRSGEV, from the coding sequence ATGACCGCCGGAATGTTCAAGAAGCTGTTGATTGTAAGTCTCATTGTCGGAGTGATTGCAGCATATTTTTTGTTTGATCTAGGACAGTATTTTTCTTTGGAATACCTCAAGGATTCCAGAGAACATCTACAGGCCTTGTATGCGGAACATACTGTGCTGGTGTTAGGAGTGTATTTTCTTTTGTATGTGGTCACCACTGCGTTGGCGCTGCCCGCGGCTACAGTGCTCACCCTTGCGGGCGGGGCCATGTTCGGACTGGTGACCGGGGTTATCGTTGTATCTTTTGCCAGCACTATCGGGGCGGCAATGGCCTTTATAGTCGCTCGCTATCTTGTAGGCGATTATGTTCAGAACAAATTCGGCGATAAGTTGTCATCCATCAATAAAGGTATTGAGGAGGATGGCGCATTCTATCTTTTCACGTTGCGTCTGATTCCGGTTTTTCCATTTTTTGTCATCAACACAGTGATCGCTCTGACCCCCATGCGGTTTTTCACCTACTTCTGGGTGTCACAGGTTGGCATGTTCCCGGCAACCATCGTTTATGTCAACGCCGGCAAGGAGTTGGGGAAGATCGATTCTCTTTCCGGTCTGTTGTCTCCGAGTCTCATTATTTCCTTTGTCATTCTTGGGTTTTTCCCTTTGGTGATGAAAAAAATCCTTGGTTGGTATAAGGCCAGGAGGCAGAGAAGTGGCGAAGTATGA
- a CDS encoding glucokinase yields the protein MAYVLAADIGGTNSRFALFDITDSRFEIVDSIWLETHGVSSFPDLLSALWKSDFKAEPGGFDSAVLAAAGAVLGGVKCPNLPNAPWGIDVREVDFGTDKVCVINDFAAQAFACKTSAVKDAHVLQDGQAMEGEAISVIGAGTGLGYSALIPTENGWSAVPSEGGHMAFPFFGKEETEYAEFNRRESGRNWPEGDSVVTGLGLSLVHKFLTGEDLTPKEVSARITPESETTKWYARFYGRACRNWALGIMALGGFVIAGGIAAKNPMFVEVPEFMNEFHNSHVYEEFLHSVPVVLNSNEESGLYGAAFYGAQILAG from the coding sequence ATGGCATACGTTCTGGCAGCGGATATCGGTGGGACCAACAGTCGATTCGCTTTGTTTGATATCACAGATTCCAGGTTTGAAATTGTGGATTCCATTTGGCTGGAAACCCATGGAGTGTCTTCTTTTCCCGACCTGCTCTCTGCGCTGTGGAAGAGTGATTTCAAAGCCGAACCTGGTGGCTTTGATTCTGCTGTCTTGGCCGCAGCCGGAGCTGTTCTCGGCGGTGTCAAATGCCCGAATCTTCCCAATGCTCCATGGGGTATTGATGTCCGTGAAGTTGATTTTGGTACCGATAAGGTTTGCGTGATAAACGATTTTGCAGCTCAGGCCTTTGCGTGCAAGACGTCAGCTGTAAAAGATGCCCATGTCCTGCAAGATGGGCAGGCCATGGAGGGGGAAGCCATATCCGTCATAGGTGCTGGCACCGGCCTTGGATATTCCGCCTTGATCCCCACAGAAAACGGATGGAGTGCGGTTCCAAGTGAAGGCGGCCACATGGCGTTTCCCTTTTTTGGCAAGGAAGAGACCGAATACGCCGAGTTCAACCGGCGCGAAAGCGGGCGTAATTGGCCTGAGGGCGATTCCGTTGTCACCGGCCTGGGGCTGAGCCTCGTGCACAAATTTTTGACAGGAGAAGACCTGACACCCAAAGAAGTCTCTGCCCGGATTACGCCCGAAAGCGAAACAACCAAGTGGTATGCACGGTTTTATGGACGGGCATGTCGAAACTGGGCGCTTGGAATCATGGCGCTTGGTGGATTTGTCATCGCCGGCGGCATCGCGGCCAAGAACCCCATGTTTGTAGAAGTTCCTGAATTTATGAATGAATTTCATAACTCTCATGTATATGAAGAGTTCCTCCATTCCGTACCTGTCGTTCTTAATTCCAATGAAGAAAGCGGCTTGTATGGAGCGGCTTTTTATGGTGCTCAAATCTTGGCTGGATAA
- a CDS encoding motility protein A, with amino-acid sequence MSKKNIVGIIISLIIFVCSFLLTGAAGAYLNLVAFLVVGSGLVAATLISYPAVHVKNAITVAKNAYRNGHASAETIVNTLLDLSVKSKVDGILSLERSEAKATSSFLKNGLILLVDNYKEEEIRETLSVEMAFFNLRRQQSERFFQTLARMAPAFGVAGSVIGLIGLLMGINDTAVILKNIPVAFISTLYGLVLSNLVFSPIAENINFSTKAELLNQKLVLEGIVAISKEQNSYKLERKLVSFLSPSEREGKTETLRRITRKYVQKKQQPVELSDMPELKNKHEEDVTVAA; translated from the coding sequence ATGAGTAAAAAGAACATTGTCGGCATTATCATCAGCTTGATTATTTTCGTATGCAGCTTCCTGCTTACCGGAGCAGCCGGTGCTTATCTGAATCTGGTGGCTTTCCTGGTGGTCGGGTCCGGGCTGGTGGCAGCCACGTTGATCAGTTATCCCGCTGTTCATGTAAAGAATGCGATTACCGTGGCAAAAAATGCCTATCGAAACGGTCATGCGTCTGCCGAAACTATCGTCAACACCTTGCTTGATCTTTCGGTCAAATCAAAAGTGGACGGCATCCTTTCCCTTGAACGTTCCGAGGCAAAGGCCACGAGTTCGTTTTTGAAGAATGGCTTGATCCTGCTGGTGGACAACTACAAGGAAGAAGAGATTCGAGAGACACTGAGTGTGGAAATGGCGTTTTTTAACCTACGCCGTCAACAAAGCGAACGGTTCTTTCAAACCTTGGCGCGTATGGCTCCGGCGTTCGGTGTGGCAGGTAGTGTTATCGGGCTTATTGGTTTACTCATGGGCATCAATGATACTGCGGTTATTCTCAAGAATATTCCCGTGGCCTTTATTTCCACATTGTATGGGCTTGTATTGAGCAACCTTGTCTTTTCGCCCATTGCAGAGAATATCAACTTTTCAACCAAGGCGGAATTGCTCAATCAGAAGCTTGTTCTTGAAGGTATTGTGGCCATAAGCAAGGAGCAGAATTCTTACAAGTTGGAGCGTAAGCTTGTCTCATTTCTCAGTCCGTCAGAGCGCGAAGGAAAGACCGAGACGTTGCGCAGGATTACCCGCAAGTATGTGCAGAAAAAACAGCAGCCAGTTGAACTGTCCGATATGCCGGAACTGAAGAATAAGCATGAGGAAGATGTAACTGTCGCCGCATAA
- a CDS encoding OmpA/MotB family protein, giving the protein MQEIDTSFTKDFTSFDQLENSASSPGMNDWAVPWSDLMMVMFVLFVVLFIYSSSQQDVKILFSNQAASEARATSALDPLIGLIGQLASRADTSGSKDVVRVHENEVLFRSRADGISVVREAPGRVRISLRGELFFAERSGELRDEAGQYLREIAELVKLSLGAVHVVGYADTSEAEGTESFTLSTQRAAEVAAYLISKFHVDPKRIIITGRGSYQPELPDTSEANQASNRRVEIVLANES; this is encoded by the coding sequence ATGCAAGAAATCGACACGAGTTTTACAAAGGATTTTACGTCATTTGATCAGTTGGAGAATAGTGCCTCTTCACCGGGCATGAATGACTGGGCCGTACCCTGGTCTGATCTGATGATGGTCATGTTTGTGCTTTTTGTTGTGCTGTTCATTTATTCGAGCAGTCAGCAGGATGTGAAGATTCTGTTCAGCAATCAGGCGGCCAGTGAGGCCAGGGCCACCAGCGCCCTTGATCCGCTCATTGGGCTCATTGGGCAGTTGGCCAGCCGCGCTGATACGAGTGGATCCAAGGATGTTGTCCGTGTCCATGAGAATGAAGTCCTTTTCCGTTCTCGTGCGGATGGCATTTCCGTGGTTCGTGAAGCCCCGGGGCGAGTGCGCATCTCACTGCGGGGAGAATTGTTTTTTGCTGAACGCTCCGGCGAATTGAGGGATGAAGCAGGCCAGTATCTTCGTGAAATCGCGGAGCTGGTCAAACTCAGCCTCGGCGCGGTGCATGTTGTCGGGTATGCCGACACAAGCGAAGCGGAAGGCACAGAGAGTTTTACTCTTTCAACCCAACGAGCTGCCGAGGTTGCAGCATACCTCATTTCCAAATTTCATGTTGATCCCAAGCGGATCATCATAACTGGCAGGGGGTCCTATCAGCCGGAACTGCCGGATACATCCGAGGCCAATCAGGCCTCGAACCGCCGTGTTGAAATTGTCCTTGCAAATGAAAGCTGA
- a CDS encoding Maf family protein, which yields MTRKGPFTTDSPLVLASGSPRRKELLTDLGLDFKVHPSTLDEPAPDEAELPLDYVQRMAEMKALDIARGYKTSTVLGADTIVVLGDWIMGKPKDASDALGMLSALSGRTHQVITGFCIVLPDGSVITKAVQTAVDMRTSTTAELKSYIATKEPMDKAGAYAIQGIGTFLVSGIRGSYTNVVGLPLTRVLEILMQWEVVIPSKSSCALP from the coding sequence ATGACACGCAAAGGACCATTCACAACAGACAGCCCGTTGGTGCTGGCATCCGGCTCTCCACGCCGCAAGGAACTGCTCACTGACCTGGGTTTAGACTTCAAGGTACACCCGAGCACCCTGGACGAACCGGCTCCGGACGAAGCGGAGCTTCCGCTGGACTATGTCCAACGCATGGCGGAGATGAAGGCGCTGGATATCGCAAGGGGATATAAAACAAGTACGGTACTTGGAGCAGATACCATTGTTGTTCTGGGTGACTGGATCATGGGTAAACCCAAAGACGCATCGGATGCGCTTGGAATGCTCTCCGCCCTGTCCGGCAGAACACACCAGGTCATCACCGGTTTCTGTATTGTCCTGCCAGATGGCTCCGTCATAACCAAGGCAGTCCAAACCGCCGTTGACATGCGCACTTCCACGACAGCTGAACTCAAAAGCTATATCGCCACCAAAGAGCCAATGGATAAGGCCGGAGCATACGCCATACAGGGAATCGGTACATTTCTGGTCTCTGGAATCAGAGGTTCCTATACGAATGTCGTGGGGCTGCCTTTGACACGGGTGTTAGAGATTCTGATGCAGTGGGAAGTTGTTATCCCAAGCAAAAGCTCGTGTGCACTTCCTTGA
- a CDS encoding acetyltransferase: protein MTIKPVDKTDYPKLITLWEASVRATHDFLKDEDIVFLRPLILERYFDAVELRCAKDNQGNILGFCGVAKNNLEMLFVSPESRGQGVGSALCRHAIENMHVTTVDVNEQNTQALGFYKHIGFTVTGRSPVDGQGKPFPLLHMQLN from the coding sequence ATGACAATTAAACCTGTCGACAAAACGGACTATCCCAAACTGATTACACTATGGGAAGCTTCCGTTAGAGCAACGCATGATTTCCTGAAAGACGAAGACATCGTTTTTTTACGACCGTTGATTCTTGAACGATATTTTGATGCGGTGGAATTGCGGTGCGCAAAGGATAATCAGGGAAACATTCTCGGATTTTGCGGTGTGGCTAAGAACAACCTTGAGATGCTTTTCGTTTCTCCCGAGAGCCGAGGACAGGGAGTTGGCTCCGCTTTGTGCCGGCATGCCATTGAAAACATGCATGTCACAACCGTTGACGTCAACGAACAAAACACACAAGCACTCGGTTTTTATAAACATATCGGATTCACCGTTACGGGGCGATCGCCAGTTGACGGACAAGGAAAGCCCTTCCCATTACTGCATATGCAGTTGAATTAA
- a CDS encoding DinB family protein, whose protein sequence is MPSPEIENIIKSLEATPSILAGMVNSIPEDQHLLKRQPAFWSIAEHVAHLADVQSMLVERLTRILTEDKPEFIPFFPDAEEEEAPPIPAMAEALSTFSSGRKRQLALLKGINEKEWERTATHPEYTEYSIRILARHILMHDYWHMYRMEELWLTQDPYLTTG, encoded by the coding sequence ATGCCCTCTCCTGAAATTGAGAACATTATCAAAAGCCTTGAAGCCACCCCGTCAATCCTCGCAGGCATGGTCAATTCCATACCGGAAGATCAGCACCTCCTGAAACGTCAACCCGCGTTCTGGTCTATAGCTGAACACGTTGCGCATCTGGCTGATGTGCAGTCCATGCTTGTGGAACGCCTCACGCGGATACTGACCGAAGACAAGCCCGAATTCATCCCGTTCTTCCCTGATGCCGAAGAGGAAGAAGCGCCTCCGATTCCAGCTATGGCCGAAGCGCTTTCGACATTTTCTTCAGGCAGAAAACGACAGTTGGCTCTCTTGAAAGGGATAAATGAAAAAGAATGGGAACGGACGGCCACTCATCCCGAATACACAGAATACAGCATTCGCATTCTTGCCCGGCACATTCTCATGCATGATTATTGGCATATGTACCGTATGGAAGAGCTCTGGCTGACCCAAGACCCCTATCTGACAACAGGGTAA
- a CDS encoding phosphatidylglycerophosphatase A family protein yields the protein MTPKSPLDTLSTALATMGPIGHFPKAPGTWGSLASIVVAPWLFLPLPLWQRVAVLAVILLIGTWASTRAEIVYDKKDPGCVIIDELFGQWICILFFTSMPIWYLAAAFALFRFFDILKPWPIKWAENRFKDGLGVMLDDGVAGFYALGCLHLMHFFLSMN from the coding sequence ATGACACCCAAATCACCACTCGACACCTTGTCAACGGCTCTGGCGACGATGGGCCCTATCGGCCATTTTCCTAAAGCACCCGGCACCTGGGGCTCCCTTGCGTCCATTGTGGTTGCTCCCTGGCTTTTCCTCCCCCTACCGCTTTGGCAGCGTGTAGCAGTGCTAGCCGTAATCCTGCTTATCGGCACCTGGGCTTCCACGCGTGCCGAGATCGTATATGACAAAAAAGACCCCGGCTGCGTCATCATTGACGAACTTTTCGGTCAATGGATTTGCATTCTCTTCTTCACATCCATGCCCATCTGGTATCTGGCTGCTGCCTTTGCCCTATTTCGATTTTTCGACATCCTTAAACCGTGGCCTATCAAATGGGCCGAGAACCGGTTCAAGGACGGCCTTGGCGTTATGCTCGATGATGGTGTGGCCGGGTTTTATGCGCTGGGATGTCTGCACCTCATGCACTTTTTTCTTTCTATGAATTGA
- the pal gene encoding peptidoglycan-associated lipoprotein Pal: MKIKWSFVVVALLALSLFVAAGCAKKTTTTPTDDTVQVQDDTRMDTQDSTMEDKDLAAEQAARAKTEAMVELTSVTINFAFNSYELNDSARSILALKANILRNYADVDIVIEGHCDERGTEEYNLALGERRARATYEHLVILGVDPQRMKIVSFGEEQPLDPASNETAWAKNRRAEFVVK, from the coding sequence ATGAAGATCAAATGGAGTTTTGTAGTTGTGGCCTTGTTGGCCTTGTCGCTTTTTGTTGCAGCAGGTTGTGCAAAGAAAACAACAACCACGCCGACTGATGATACAGTGCAGGTTCAGGACGACACCCGGATGGATACTCAGGATTCCACCATGGAAGACAAAGACCTGGCTGCCGAGCAAGCTGCTCGCGCCAAGACTGAGGCCATGGTTGAGCTGACCAGCGTCACGATTAATTTTGCATTTAATTCCTATGAGTTGAATGACAGCGCTCGTTCTATCCTGGCTCTGAAGGCCAACATCCTGCGTAACTATGCGGATGTTGATATTGTTATCGAAGGTCACTGTGACGAACGTGGTACTGAAGAATACAACCTTGCCCTGGGTGAACGTCGCGCACGTGCTACCTATGAGCATCTGGTTATCCTCGGTGTTGACCCTCAGCGTATGAAGATCGTCAGCTTTGGTGAAGAGCAGCCGCTTGATCCCGCAAGCAACGAAACCGCTTGGGCCAAGAACCGTCGCGCAGAATTCGTGGTAAAATAG
- a CDS encoding protein tolB produces MKRNLIICILSMCLSLMAFSAYAAGPLTVDIHGPGQRMVNVTLLPPRGLNGAPVPAAAAKALEELVANDLGYIPFLSLVPVETLLGGDPSKGVKGAEIDFKPFQLARVDLCVTTGWNGDYIEMRAFETFSGRRVVGKSYRDVTAHLPLVADRFCSSFLEALTGKKGFFSSPIAFVRQEGKNKEIFTVLPQGRNLKRITRLGGYNLSPDWSADGESIVFTHIGKTRHELGVYDGVNKRIRRRYKGMGNSIISPVFGPDDVLYVSLNRNGATNIYELSSSFKPGKILAKSPYIDVSPSFDRRGEKMVFTSGRAGNPHIYLLEIKTGTVRRLTRTGKYNTHPCISPDGRYVAYTHQTSQGHRIYLIDLTTGREKQLTFGPGNDEYPAFGPDGYFVAFASNRLGEYKLYLTTRHGDTPRKISTGKGAAFAPAWDTSQQR; encoded by the coding sequence ATGAAACGCAATCTGATTATATGTATATTGAGTATGTGTCTCAGCCTCATGGCCTTTTCAGCCTATGCGGCTGGCCCATTGACTGTTGATATTCATGGCCCGGGCCAACGAATGGTCAATGTTACCCTGTTACCCCCACGGGGGCTGAACGGTGCGCCCGTGCCCGCAGCGGCTGCCAAGGCTCTCGAAGAGCTTGTGGCCAATGACCTGGGCTATATTCCCTTCCTGTCTCTTGTCCCGGTGGAGACCCTGCTTGGTGGCGATCCCAGTAAAGGGGTGAAAGGGGCGGAAATTGATTTCAAGCCTTTTCAGCTTGCTCGTGTCGATTTGTGTGTGACCACTGGCTGGAATGGTGACTATATAGAGATGCGCGCTTTTGAAACGTTCAGCGGTCGCAGGGTGGTGGGCAAGTCCTATCGTGATGTCACCGCACATCTCCCGCTGGTGGCTGATCGGTTTTGTTCTTCGTTTCTTGAAGCGCTGACTGGCAAGAAGGGCTTTTTTAGTTCTCCGATTGCCTTTGTCAGGCAGGAAGGAAAGAACAAGGAAATCTTCACTGTTTTGCCTCAGGGCAGAAATTTGAAACGAATTACGCGTCTCGGTGGGTACAATCTGAGTCCAGACTGGTCCGCTGATGGTGAAAGTATCGTGTTTACTCATATTGGGAAGACACGGCATGAGCTGGGCGTTTATGATGGAGTCAACAAGCGCATACGTCGTCGCTACAAAGGAATGGGCAACTCGATCATCAGTCCTGTCTTTGGCCCTGATGATGTACTGTATGTCTCGCTCAACAGAAACGGCGCAACCAATATCTATGAGCTTTCCAGCTCATTCAAACCTGGAAAAATACTGGCGAAGAGTCCGTACATCGATGTCTCGCCGAGTTTTGACCGACGCGGTGAGAAAATGGTATTCACCTCTGGCCGGGCCGGGAACCCTCACATTTATCTACTTGAAATAAAAACAGGAACTGTTCGTCGTCTGACCAGGACGGGTAAGTACAATACCCATCCTTGTATCAGCCCTGATGGACGATATGTGGCGTATACACATCAAACTTCCCAAGGACATAGGATTTATCTCATCGACCTGACCACTGGTCGAGAAAAGCAGTTGACCTTTGGTCCGGGAAATGATGAATACCCCGCGTTTGGACCTGATGGATATTTTGTTGCATTCGCCTCTAACCGTTTAGGGGAGTATAAACTGTATTTAACAACGCGACATGGTGATACACCGAGAAAAATCTCTACCGGAAAGGGCGCTGCTTTTGCTCCGGCATGGGATACATCGCAACAAAGGTAA
- a CDS encoding TonB family protein: MDRPVYTVDLVSLAPPPPGPPVVVQAKPQVAKKAVEAPVVEAKPEPVPEVTPEVVEAKAEEISPKKVEKKIVKKKPEPKPKPKPKPKPKPKPKPKPKPKPKKTTEQLLAEGMAAAKAEAKRQEASKSNALASELAALKKQEGDAVYAHGGQPGGVEGGKEGGVVGGTGSGLSEVYGVIVGMAIKKHWRYPALSGDANLVAVVEVELDETGKILTWKVVESSNNPEFDSSALRAIKETEYVAKPKTRRDQIFRINFNSQELAE; this comes from the coding sequence ATGGATCGCCCTGTATATACGGTGGATCTTGTTTCCCTTGCTCCACCTCCTCCTGGTCCGCCTGTGGTGGTTCAGGCCAAACCGCAGGTTGCAAAGAAGGCTGTGGAGGCTCCTGTTGTGGAAGCCAAGCCAGAGCCGGTCCCTGAAGTCACCCCCGAGGTTGTCGAGGCCAAAGCGGAAGAAATCAGCCCCAAAAAGGTTGAGAAGAAGATCGTGAAGAAGAAGCCTGAACCAAAACCCAAACCGAAACCCAAGCCTAAGCCCAAACCCAAGCCTAAGCCCAAACCTAAGCCGAAACCCAAAAAAACAACCGAGCAACTTCTGGCCGAAGGAATGGCCGCTGCCAAGGCTGAAGCCAAGCGGCAGGAAGCCAGCAAATCCAATGCTCTGGCCAGTGAGCTTGCTGCCTTGAAAAAGCAGGAAGGCGATGCCGTCTATGCTCATGGCGGGCAACCCGGAGGGGTTGAAGGCGGCAAGGAAGGCGGTGTCGTAGGGGGAACCGGCTCTGGGCTTTCCGAAGTCTATGGAGTTATTGTCGGTATGGCCATCAAGAAGCATTGGCGATATCCCGCTCTTTCTGGTGATGCCAATCTTGTGGCTGTCGTTGAAGTGGAACTGGATGAGACTGGAAAGATTTTGACCTGGAAGGTCGTCGAGTCATCGAACAATCCTGAATTCGACAGTTCTGCCCTGCGTGCCATCAAGGAAACTGAATATGTGGCAAAACCGAAGACAAGAAGAGATCAAATCTTTCGCATTAATTTCAACAGCCAGGAACTTGCAGAGTAA
- the tolR gene encoding protein TolR encodes MAIKTGGGFLNEINVTPFVDVMLVLLIIFMVTAPLMTQGVEVDLPTTKTVKNLPKDSDHLVLSVKQDGTLFLDEYQVGMDELEDHLKRLVASQKKQLFLRADKEVPYGTVVQVMGEIKSAGIDRLGIVAEQKREEKKK; translated from the coding sequence ATGGCTATCAAGACCGGCGGCGGCTTTCTCAACGAGATCAACGTGACGCCTTTCGTGGACGTGATGCTGGTGCTTCTGATCATCTTCATGGTCACGGCACCGCTCATGACACAAGGCGTGGAAGTAGACCTGCCCACAACCAAGACAGTGAAGAATCTGCCCAAGGATTCCGACCACCTGGTGTTGTCCGTAAAGCAGGACGGCACACTGTTTCTGGATGAGTATCAGGTGGGCATGGACGAGTTGGAAGATCACTTGAAGCGTTTGGTGGCATCCCAGAAAAAGCAGCTTTTCCTGCGTGCGGACAAGGAAGTGCCGTATGGCACAGTGGTCCAGGTCATGGGCGAGATCAAATCCGCCGGTATAGACCGCCTTGGTATCGTTGCTGAACAGAAACGCGAAGAGAAAAAGAAGTAA
- a CDS encoding MotA/TolQ/ExbB proton channel family protein, with translation MNVIPESDMISLLMGATLAVKCVMLFLALMSLWSWTIIFFKFFTIGTARKRVIEGYDAFMASDDLSSGLKAVGDETSPLTRISTLAVKEFRLLERADVSRDRKRLLVKDTLRRVLKQGVTKEMRTLTRNLPFLATCANAAPFIGLFGTVWGIMHSFHSIGLAQSAALATVAPGISEALIATAIGLLVAIPATIFYNYFLGKLNEVESGMVDFAGAFLNRAEREIAWSNKPEKR, from the coding sequence ATGAATGTTATACCTGAGAGCGACATGATTTCCTTGCTGATGGGCGCGACCCTGGCTGTGAAATGCGTGATGCTGTTTCTCGCCCTCATGTCCCTGTGGAGCTGGACCATCATTTTTTTCAAATTCTTCACCATCGGCACGGCCCGCAAACGGGTTATTGAAGGCTATGACGCATTCATGGCCTCCGACGATCTGTCCAGCGGGCTCAAGGCAGTGGGTGACGAAACGTCACCCCTTACCCGCATTTCCACTTTGGCCGTGAAGGAGTTTCGGTTGCTGGAGAGAGCGGACGTTAGCCGGGACAGGAAGCGTCTGCTGGTCAAGGATACGCTCAGGCGCGTACTCAAGCAGGGCGTGACCAAGGAGATGCGAACCCTTACCCGCAATCTGCCTTTCCTAGCTACCTGTGCCAACGCGGCGCCGTTCATCGGCCTGTTTGGTACGGTCTGGGGCATCATGCACTCCTTTCACTCCATCGGCCTGGCCCAGTCCGCTGCCCTGGCAACGGTCGCTCCCGGTATTTCCGAAGCATTGATTGCCACGGCAATCGGCCTGCTGGTCGCTATCCCGGCAACTATTTTCTACAACTATTTCCTGGGCAAACTCAATGAAGTCGAGTCCGGTATGGTGGACTTCGCTGGAGCCTTTCTGAACCGGGCAGAGCGTGAAATCGCCTGGTCCAACAAGCCTGAGAAGCGCTAG
- a CDS encoding histidinol phosphate phosphatase domain-containing protein: MIDLHTHTIFSDGELIPAELVRRAEVIGYKGICMTDHADEATMYHTLENVLRFVKKHGHFFDINVLAGVELTHVPPALIGEMVDAARKNGAQVVVMHGETPVEPVAPGTNLAAIEAGVDVLAHPGLITKEEVQLAVEKGVALEITTRGGHSYTNGHVAALARQYGAKLVVNNDAHAPRDLVGSDLRKTIAMGAGLTLEEYRQTESNAWEIVQRCMK, translated from the coding sequence ATGATCGATCTTCATACACATACAATTTTCAGTGACGGGGAACTTATTCCCGCCGAGCTCGTTCGCAGAGCAGAGGTGATAGGGTATAAGGGCATTTGCATGACCGATCACGCCGATGAAGCGACCATGTATCACACCCTTGAGAACGTGCTCCGTTTTGTCAAAAAGCATGGACATTTTTTTGATATCAATGTGTTGGCCGGAGTTGAACTGACACATGTTCCGCCAGCACTCATTGGTGAAATGGTTGACGCGGCCCGCAAAAACGGGGCGCAGGTTGTTGTCATGCACGGCGAAACCCCGGTTGAGCCCGTTGCTCCCGGAACCAACCTTGCAGCTATTGAAGCCGGTGTTGATGTTCTGGCTCACCCCGGTTTGATTACCAAGGAAGAAGTGCAACTCGCTGTCGAGAAGGGCGTTGCCCTGGAGATAACGACTCGCGGCGGGCACAGTTATACCAACGGTCATGTCGCGGCTTTGGCCAGGCAGTATGGCGCAAAGCTTGTCGTCAACAATGACGCTCATGCGCCACGGGATCTGGTTGGGAGCGATTTGCGAAAGACTATCGCCATGGGAGCCGGTTTGACACTGGAAGAATATCGTCAGACCGAGTCCAATGCGTGGGAAATCGTCCAGCGGTGCATGAAGTAA
- a CDS encoding bifunctional nuclease family protein has protein sequence MVKLEIFGLAVDEAGKSPIIVLKNEEETMVLPIWIGAMEAMSISMAINDVDFPRPMTHDLMLNVIDKMGGSLTRIEITDIENGTFFAELVVSTEEKTMRIDSRPSDAIALAVRTKCAIYAGESVLDSAGGPFPEQVETVLTTENSDQWIDELEKLSEDDTKYKM, from the coding sequence GTGGTAAAGCTTGAAATATTTGGACTTGCAGTGGATGAAGCAGGCAAGTCTCCCATCATAGTCTTGAAAAACGAAGAAGAAACCATGGTCTTGCCTATCTGGATAGGTGCCATGGAGGCCATGTCCATCTCCATGGCTATCAATGACGTCGACTTCCCTCGCCCCATGACGCATGATTTGATGCTGAATGTCATAGATAAAATGGGTGGCAGCCTTACCCGTATCGAAATCACGGATATAGAAAACGGAACATTCTTTGCGGAGCTGGTTGTTTCGACAGAAGAGAAGACCATGCGCATTGACAGTCGTCCTTCGGATGCCATTGCCCTGGCCGTTCGGACCAAGTGTGCCATTTATGCCGGAGAGAGCGTTTTGGACTCTGCCGGTGGACCATTTCCTGAACAGGTTGAAACGGTTTTGACTACCGAGAATTCGGATCAGTGGATAGATGAGCTAGAGAAACTTTCTGAAGATGACACCAAATATAAAATGTAG